One region of Citrus sinensis cultivar Valencia sweet orange chromosome 6, DVS_A1.0, whole genome shotgun sequence genomic DNA includes:
- the LOC102623562 gene encoding receptor protein kinase-like protein ZAR1, giving the protein MFLLPSVSLVLLILSYIALMGSANDEGLALLSFKQAIRNFPEGNNWNNSNEDPCSWNGITCREGQVFSLIIPNKKLTGFIPADLGSLSAIGRVNLRNNNFSGSLPVELFNASNLQSLILSGNSFSGPVPMQIGKLKYLQVLDLSQNSFSSSIPSSIVQCKRLKTVVLNQNSFTGPLPDGFATNLTALQKLDLSFNNLSGLIPNDIANLSRLRHVLALSHNLFNGSVPECLGSLAQRVYVDLTYNNLSGLIPQNAALLSLGPTAFIGNPFLCGPPLKVSCPSSTSDHPYPKPLPYDSSWHGGKVHHSCAVITTVAVAVLLGICITGFLFYRQYKKASGCKWGEKVGGCRLEEKLMIKKEFFCFTRNNLDTMSENMEQYEFVPLDSQVDFDLEQLLKASAFLLGKSTIGIVYKVALNNEEAVAVRRLGNGGWQRFKEFQTEAEAIGKIRHPNIVSLRAYFWSVDEKLLIYDYIPNGSLATAIHGKAGIISYRPLSWSDRLRIIKGVAKGLAFLHEVSPKRYVHGDLRPSNILLGKNMEPHISDFGLARLADIAEETPEVHWEQSTTGTPLQSSPYEFTALNSTTSRSYYQAPEASKVRKPTQKWDIYSYGVILIEMISGKLPMIQIGSMELNIVQWIQLILEDRKPMTDILDPFLAHDLDKEDEIVSVLKIALDCVHKSPDKRPSMRHVCDSLDRVNISTEQQFMKGEEPKFDQ; this is encoded by the exons ATGTTTTTATTACCATCAGTTTCTTTGGTTTTACTGATACTCAGCTATATTGCTCTCATGGGTTCTGCAAATGATGAAGGACTGGCTCTTCTGTCCTTCAAACAAGCCATAAGAAACTTCCCAGAAGGCAACAACTGGAACAACTCAAACGAAGACCCATGTTCATGGAATGGAATTACATGCAGAGAAGGACAAGTCTTTTCCCTTATCATTCCAAACAAGAAACTCACAGGGTTTATACCTGCTGATCTGGGAAGTCTCTCTGCAATTGGCCGTGTTAACCTCAGGAACAACAACTTCTCTGGAAGTTTGCCAGTCGAGCTCTTCAATGCATCCAATCTACAAAGCTTGATCCTTTCAGgaaattcattttctgggCCAGTTCCAATGCAGATAGGTAAGCTCAAGTACCTACAAGTTTTGGATCTATCGCAGAATTCATTCAGTAGCTCAATCCCTTCTTCAATAGTCCAATGCAAGAGACTCAAGACAGTCGTCCTGAATCAAAACAGCTTCACAGGCCCTCTTCCAGATGGTTTCGCAACCAATTTAACTGCCCTTCAGAAACTCGACCTTTCCTTCAACAACCTAAGTGGTTTGATCCCCAATGACATTGCCAACTTATCAAGACTGAGACATGTTCTTGCTTTGTCTCACAATCTCTTCAATGGTTCTGTTCCAGAATGCTTGGGAAGCCTTGCACAAAGAGTTTATGTAGATCTCACCTACAACAATCTTAGTGGTCTCATTCCCCAAAATGCAGCTCTACTGAGTTTAGGACCAACTGCTTTCATTGGCAACCCTTTCCTCTGCGGCCCTCCACTGAAAGTCTCATGTCCTTCAAGCACTTCAGATCATCCATATCCTAAGCCCTTACCTTATGACTCATCTTGGCATGGAGGCAAAGTCCATCACTCATGTGCAGTTATTACAACCGTTGCTGTTGCCGTGCTGCTGGGAATCTGCATAACTGGGTTCTTGTTTTACCGCCAGTACAAGAAGGCTTCTGGTTGCAAGTGGGGTGAAAAAGTTGGTGGCTGCCGTcttgaagaaaaattgatgattaaaaaggaatttttcTGCTTCACCAGAAATAACTTGGATACCATGTCAGAAAATATGGAGCAGTACGAATTTGTGCCACTAGACTCGCAGGTTGATTTTGATCTCGAGCAGCTGCTAAAAGCATCAGCTTTTCTTCTTGGTAAGAGTACAATTGGGATAGTGTATAAAGTTGCTCTCAACAATGAAGAAGCCGTGGCAGTGAGAAGATTGGGAAATGGAGGTTGGCAAAGGTTCAAAGAGTTCCAAACTGAAGCAGAAGCAATTGGAAAGATCAGACATCCAAATATAGTTAGTCTCCGAGCTTATTTCTGGTCTGTTGATGAGAAGCTGCTAATCTATGATTACATACCCAATGGCAGCCTTGCCACAGCAATTCATG GGAAAGCTGGAATCATATCCTATAGACCTCTTTCTTGGTCTGATCGTCTGAGAATCATAAAAGGAGTTGCAAAAGGCCTAGCTTTCCTACATGAAGTCAGTCCCAAAAGATACGTCCATGGAGATCTGAGGCCTAGTAATATCCTGCTTGGAAAGAACATGGAGCCCCACATTTCTGATTTTGGACTTGCACGCCTCGCTGATATAGCTGAAGAAACACCAGAAGTCCACTGGGAACAATCCACGACTGGAACACCACTACAGAGTTCTCCGTATGAGTTTACAGCCTTAAATTCAACCACCAGCAGGTCATATTATCAAGCTCCAGAAGCCTCAAAAGTCAGAAAGCCAACACAGAAATGGGATATATACTCATATGGAGTGATTTTAATAGAGATGATTTCTGGTAAGTTGCCAATGATTCAGATAGGTTCAATGGAACTGAACATAGTTCAATGGATACAGCTCATCCTTGAGGATAGAAAGCCAATGACAGATATCTTGGATCCATTCTTGGCTCATGATCTAGACAAGGAAGATGAGATAGTTTCTGTGCTCAAAATCGCCCTTGACTGCGTCCATAAGAGCCCCGATAAGAGACCTTCTATGAGACATGTCTGTGATAGTTTAGACAGAGTGAACATTTCCACTGAACAACAGTTCATGAAAGGTGAAGAACCCAAATTTGATCAATGA